In Deltaproteobacteria bacterium, the following are encoded in one genomic region:
- a CDS encoding DNA polymerase III subunit alpha has product MQSSNFVHLHVHTQYSLLDGAIRLDPLLDRAASFQMTSLAITDHGTMYGVIEFYQKAYKAGIKPIIGCEMYVAPASRFDKDPRQKGGLYHLILLAKNAKGYKNLCRLVTAGHLEGFYYKPRVDKAILSECSDGLIALSACLHGEIPRLIRAGRLEKAAEVARAYEGMFGEGNFYLEVQNNGIEAQETVNRALLEMSQDLSLPLVATNDCHYLDPEDARAHDVLLCIQTGKTVQETKRLKFQTDQLYFKSPKEMALYFANYPKAVENSIEISNRCNLDLDLSSYHFPKFRIPSGPGHEDAGRQENIPLMVDEYFEQEVRRGWEARLEEVRSKNPGFSAADIELYGRRLDQELAVIKKMGFSSYFLVVADFVRFAKEQNIPVGPGRGSAAGSLVAYALKITDLDPIAYGLIFERFLNPARKSMPDIDVDFCIEGRDAVFRYIVERYGGPEYVAQIITFGKMQARAVIRDVGRALDIPLREVDTIAKMIPEGLGISLESALSREPKLRVMAEERPQIKELLSIALALEGLPRHASTHAAGAVISDRPLVEHLPLARGKKGEVVTQYDMKAIEKIGLIKFDLLGLRNLTVMKHACEIIRKDGREPPDLASLDLTDKKTFELLASAETTGVFQLESSGMKDLLRRMKPACFEDIIALVALYRPGPLDSGMHDAFVERKSGRVPVTYIVPELEPILKDTYGVILYQEQVMNIAAVLADYSMADADNLRKAMGKKIGQMMAQERKRFLTRAEKKRVAPEKAEEIFDLMEKFGRYGFNKAHSAAYAMIAFQTAYLKAHFPVELMAAILTSEMNTTEAVVKYISECRSQGIEILPPDINQGDITFTVVNGAIRFGLAAIKNVGEGAIESILAVRSEGGPFESLFDFCERVDQKKVNRRVIESLIKCGAFDSTGAKRSQMIAVLGQALEVGQKIQKDRMDGQISLFEVMPEHGLGVVYSPLPDMEEWNEGQLLKHEKESLGFFITGHPLARHESILNKFANTDTLELRELSDGAVVRLGGLVRDVKHHNDRKGDLMAFVTLEDLSGFAEVTLFSSVYSSVSDLVVKDAAIFIEGRVTKDEKSVKILGDTVIPIEKAEETWTTSVRLKLDITSLDKEKLQQLYDILEKHKGTSGAYLHLRIPQRTETIVALPDHIRLRAGSALTNAINEFLGYDAVETVCQRQ; this is encoded by the coding sequence ATGCAATCTTCAAACTTCGTCCACCTTCATGTCCACACGCAGTACAGTCTCCTTGACGGGGCGATTCGCCTTGATCCCCTGCTGGATCGTGCGGCATCCTTTCAGATGACCTCCCTGGCAATCACTGATCACGGCACCATGTACGGTGTCATTGAGTTCTATCAGAAGGCATACAAGGCAGGGATAAAGCCCATAATAGGTTGCGAGATGTATGTGGCTCCCGCAAGCCGTTTTGACAAGGACCCACGCCAGAAGGGAGGCCTGTATCACCTGATTCTCCTGGCGAAAAATGCCAAGGGGTACAAGAACCTGTGCAGGCTGGTGACAGCCGGCCATCTGGAGGGCTTTTATTATAAGCCGCGAGTTGACAAGGCCATTCTATCAGAGTGCAGTGATGGCCTAATTGCGCTAAGCGCTTGTCTTCACGGAGAGATCCCCAGGTTAATAAGAGCAGGGCGTTTGGAAAAGGCAGCCGAGGTTGCCCGTGCCTACGAGGGCATGTTTGGCGAGGGCAATTTCTATTTGGAGGTCCAAAACAACGGTATTGAGGCCCAGGAGACAGTGAACCGCGCCTTGTTGGAAATGAGCCAAGACCTTTCACTCCCCCTGGTTGCCACAAATGACTGTCATTATTTGGATCCGGAAGATGCCCGTGCTCACGACGTGTTGTTGTGCATCCAGACAGGCAAGACCGTTCAGGAAACAAAGCGTCTCAAGTTCCAGACCGATCAGCTTTATTTTAAGTCTCCAAAGGAAATGGCTCTCTATTTTGCAAACTACCCCAAGGCCGTCGAAAACTCGATTGAGATCAGTAACCGCTGTAACCTGGATCTCGATTTGAGTTCTTATCATTTTCCCAAATTTCGGATTCCCAGTGGCCCCGGTCATGAAGATGCAGGCCGGCAAGAGAATATCCCTTTGATGGTGGACGAGTATTTTGAGCAAGAAGTCAGAAGGGGATGGGAGGCAAGATTAGAAGAGGTCCGTTCGAAGAACCCCGGATTTTCAGCCGCAGACATAGAGCTTTACGGTAGGCGTCTTGACCAGGAGCTTGCTGTCATCAAGAAGATGGGGTTTTCGAGTTATTTCCTGGTGGTTGCAGACTTTGTTCGTTTTGCAAAAGAACAGAACATTCCTGTGGGGCCCGGACGAGGATCTGCCGCCGGCAGTCTTGTAGCCTATGCCCTGAAGATCACTGATTTGGACCCCATTGCTTATGGCCTCATATTTGAGCGATTCCTGAATCCTGCTCGTAAGAGCATGCCTGACATTGACGTTGATTTCTGTATTGAAGGCCGTGATGCTGTTTTCAGATACATCGTGGAGAGATACGGAGGCCCCGAATATGTGGCCCAAATTATCACCTTTGGCAAAATGCAGGCCAGGGCCGTCATCAGGGATGTGGGAAGGGCCCTTGACATCCCGTTGAGGGAGGTTGACACCATTGCCAAGATGATACCAGAGGGACTCGGTATCAGCCTGGAGAGCGCTCTTTCTCGGGAGCCAAAATTAAGGGTTATGGCAGAAGAACGTCCCCAAATAAAAGAACTCCTTTCCATTGCTCTGGCCCTGGAGGGGCTTCCCAGGCATGCCTCCACCCATGCGGCCGGGGCAGTGATTTCAGACAGGCCTCTGGTGGAGCACCTTCCGCTGGCCAGGGGAAAGAAGGGGGAGGTCGTAACCCAGTACGACATGAAGGCAATAGAGAAGATCGGGTTGATCAAGTTCGACCTGCTGGGCCTTCGCAACCTGACCGTAATGAAACATGCCTGTGAGATCATACGCAAGGACGGCCGTGAACCTCCGGATCTGGCAAGCCTGGATCTGACAGACAAGAAAACCTTTGAACTCCTTGCATCCGCCGAGACCACCGGAGTTTTCCAGTTGGAGAGTTCCGGCATGAAAGACCTGCTGCGCCGGATGAAACCGGCATGTTTTGAGGACATCATTGCCCTGGTGGCTCTCTATCGTCCGGGGCCGCTAGACAGTGGCATGCATGACGCTTTTGTTGAGAGGAAAAGCGGTCGTGTGCCTGTCACTTACATAGTCCCCGAGCTTGAACCTATCCTGAAGGACACTTACGGCGTGATTCTGTATCAAGAACAGGTGATGAACATTGCCGCAGTGCTTGCAGACTACTCCATGGCCGATGCCGACAATCTCCGAAAGGCCATGGGTAAGAAGATAGGCCAGATGATGGCTCAGGAACGGAAGCGTTTCTTGACAAGGGCCGAAAAGAAAAGGGTTGCCCCGGAAAAGGCGGAAGAGATCTTTGATCTCATGGAAAAATTTGGGCGCTATGGTTTCAACAAGGCCCACAGCGCTGCCTACGCGATGATTGCCTTTCAGACAGCCTATTTGAAGGCCCACTTTCCTGTTGAGTTGATGGCCGCCATTTTGACCAGCGAGATGAACACCACCGAAGCCGTGGTTAAGTATATTTCCGAATGTCGCAGCCAGGGAATTGAGATACTTCCACCCGACATTAACCAAGGTGACATAACCTTTACGGTCGTAAATGGCGCCATTCGTTTTGGCCTGGCCGCCATAAAGAACGTTGGAGAAGGGGCCATTGAGTCAATTCTTGCTGTCCGGAGTGAAGGCGGTCCCTTTGAATCGCTATTTGATTTCTGCGAAAGAGTTGACCAGAAAAAAGTCAACCGGAGAGTGATTGAAAGTCTGATAAAATGCGGCGCCTTTGATTCCACCGGAGCCAAACGTTCCCAGATGATAGCCGTGCTCGGTCAGGCTCTTGAAGTCGGCCAGAAGATCCAAAAGGATCGCATGGACGGTCAGATCAGCCTCTTTGAGGTCATGCCGGAGCACGGCTTGGGCGTTGTCTATTCCCCGCTTCCTGACATGGAGGAGTGGAATGAGGGCCAACTCTTGAAGCACGAGAAGGAATCCTTGGGTTTTTTCATCACTGGTCATCCTCTGGCCAGGCATGAATCCATACTCAATAAATTTGCCAACACCGACACCCTGGAGCTCCGCGAGCTTTCCGACGGGGCGGTTGTTCGCCTGGGGGGGCTGGTAAGGGATGTAAAACATCACAACGACAGGAAGGGCGACCTTATGGCCTTTGTGACACTTGAGGACTTGAGTGGTTTTGCCGAGGTCACGCTTTTTTCATCAGTATATTCGAGCGTATCCGATCTTGTTGTCAAGGATGCCGCCATCTTCATCGAAGGTCGTGTGACAAAAGATGAAAAGTCAGTGAAGATTCTCGGTGATACCGTCATTCCCATAGAAAAGGCCGAGGAGACCTGGACAACGAGTGTCCGTTTAAAGCTCGACATAACGAGTCTTGACAAAGAAAAGCTTCAACAACTCTACGATATTTTGGAGAAACATAAGGGGACCAGCGGCGCCTATCTGCATCTGCGTATTCCCCAAAGGACGGAAACCATCGTTGCCCTGCCTGACCATATACGGCTAAGGGCCGGGAGTGCACTGACCAACGCCATAAACGAGTTCCTTGGATACGATGCAGTGGAAACGGTTTGCCAGAGACAGTGA
- the guaB gene encoding IMP dehydrogenase, whose product MGETMIKEALTFDDILIVPAYSQVLPRDVDVSSRLTRRISLNIPIVSAAMDTVTEAQTAISLAREGGIGIIHRNMSAISQAQEVDKVKKSESGMIVDPTTIEPEKPIHEVLGLMERYRISGVPVVKGEQLVGIVTNRDLRFETDLNKKVSDVMTKDNLVTVPAGITLEDSKRLLHKHRIEKLLVVDDKGRLKGLITIKDIEKIKKYPKACKDSLGRLRVGAAVGVGPDMEERTEALLGAGSDVIVIDTSHGHSAGVLKAVEMLKQTFKEIDLIAGNVATGKGAEAMIKAGVDGVKIGVGPGSICTTRIIAGVGVPQVEAILNCRPISEKTGVPLIADGGIKFSGDMTKAIAAGAHCVMIGGLFAGTEESPGETIFFQGRSYKVYRGMGSLEAMKKGSKDRYYQEDLTEEAKLVPEGIVGRVPYKGALSACVYQLVGGLRAGMGYVGCRSIEALQRDARFIRITSSGLKESHVHDVIITKEAPNYMLD is encoded by the coding sequence ATGGGCGAGACCATGATTAAGGAAGCCTTAACCTTTGATGATATTTTAATCGTTCCTGCCTATTCGCAGGTATTGCCTCGAGACGTTGATGTCAGCAGCCGCTTGACGAGAAGGATCTCTCTTAATATTCCCATTGTCAGCGCAGCCATGGATACCGTGACTGAGGCTCAAACGGCTATCAGTTTAGCGCGAGAAGGCGGAATTGGCATTATCCACCGAAACATGAGCGCCATAAGCCAGGCCCAGGAAGTGGATAAGGTCAAGAAGTCTGAAAGTGGGATGATCGTGGATCCAACGACGATTGAGCCTGAAAAACCGATCCACGAGGTTTTGGGGCTTATGGAAAGATACCGGATTTCAGGTGTGCCCGTAGTTAAAGGAGAACAACTGGTAGGGATTGTCACTAACAGAGACCTCAGATTTGAGACAGATCTGAACAAGAAGGTCTCTGACGTGATGACCAAGGATAATTTGGTGACGGTGCCTGCAGGGATTACGTTAGAAGATTCAAAGAGACTTCTCCATAAACACCGAATCGAGAAACTCCTGGTGGTAGATGACAAAGGACGTTTGAAAGGGCTCATTACGATAAAGGACATCGAAAAGATCAAGAAATACCCGAAGGCATGCAAGGACAGTCTGGGCAGGCTAAGAGTTGGTGCTGCAGTCGGAGTCGGACCCGACATGGAGGAACGCACCGAGGCCTTACTTGGAGCAGGATCTGATGTCATTGTCATTGATACATCTCACGGTCACAGCGCAGGAGTGTTGAAGGCCGTTGAGATGCTGAAGCAGACATTTAAAGAGATAGATTTGATTGCAGGCAATGTGGCTACGGGCAAAGGCGCAGAGGCCATGATTAAGGCAGGGGTTGATGGCGTCAAGATAGGTGTTGGCCCGGGGTCCATTTGCACGACTCGCATTATTGCAGGGGTTGGTGTTCCTCAAGTGGAAGCCATTTTGAACTGCAGGCCAATTTCCGAAAAAACAGGGGTTCCCTTGATAGCAGATGGCGGGATAAAATTTTCAGGTGACATGACCAAGGCTATCGCAGCCGGGGCTCACTGCGTAATGATCGGGGGTCTGTTTGCAGGCACTGAGGAAAGTCCCGGCGAAACGATCTTTTTCCAAGGCCGAAGCTACAAAGTCTATCGGGGCATGGGTTCTCTGGAGGCTATGAAAAAGGGGAGCAAAGACAGGTACTATCAAGAAGATCTCACCGAGGAAGCAAAACTTGTTCCTGAAGGTATTGTTGGCAGGGTCCCTTACAAGGGGGCGCTTTCTGCATGTGTTTACCAGCTTGTAGGCGGCCTGAGGGCGGGCATGGGATATGTCGGGTGTCGGAGTATTGAGGCGTTGCAGCGAGATGCCCGGTTTATTCGCATTACCTCTTCGGGCCTGAAAGAGAGTCATGTCCATGATGTGATTATTACAAAAGAAGCCCCCAACTATATGTTAGACTGA
- a CDS encoding threonylcarbamoyl-AMP synthase gives MLIAINPINPQARLIRKVAQVLEDGGIIAYPTDTYYGIGCDIMNKKSIERIYRVKQRNKKKPFSFICSDLKSISEYAKVSNYAYKTMKRLLPGPYTFVLEGSKLVPKIMLTLRKTAGIRVPDHPICLALVKELGHPILSTTANLADGPAYSESHPYLIHETFGSQIDLVIDGGPVPGGPSSVVSLIDDTPDVIREGSGDVSIFR, from the coding sequence ATGCTAATAGCGATCAATCCAATAAACCCCCAAGCCCGCTTAATCCGAAAAGTGGCGCAAGTGCTTGAAGATGGCGGCATCATTGCCTATCCGACGGATACGTACTATGGCATTGGTTGTGATATCATGAACAAGAAGTCCATAGAGAGGATCTACAGGGTAAAACAGAGAAACAAGAAAAAACCCTTCAGTTTCATCTGCTCTGACCTCAAGAGCATCAGCGAGTACGCCAAGGTCTCCAACTACGCATACAAGACCATGAAACGCTTGCTCCCCGGCCCTTACACCTTTGTTTTGGAGGGTTCAAAGCTCGTCCCAAAGATCATGTTAACCCTGCGCAAAACAGCAGGAATTCGAGTGCCAGACCACCCCATTTGTCTGGCACTGGTCAAGGAACTCGGGCATCCCATATTATCCACAACCGCCAATCTCGCTGATGGACCAGCCTACAGCGAGTCTCATCCCTATCTGATCCACGAAACCTTCGGATCTCAGATTGACCTTGTTATAGACGGCGGCCCCGTGCCTGGAGGGCCCTCAAGTGTGGTTTCTCTCATTGATGACACACCTGACGTCATACGGGAAGGATCAGGAGATGTAAGTATTTTTCGGTGA
- a CDS encoding integration host factor subunit beta, which produces MVKRDLAEDLMKAFPGIAKKDMLTVVEIMFESMAQALMRGETVDLRGLGRLRVKKRRPMKGRNPMTAANVHVPARWVVHFKPAGSLINRING; this is translated from the coding sequence ATGGTTAAGCGTGATCTCGCTGAGGACTTGATGAAGGCTTTTCCCGGCATTGCCAAGAAGGATATGTTGACCGTGGTGGAAATAATGTTTGAGAGTATGGCACAGGCCTTGATGCGAGGCGAGACTGTTGATCTTAGAGGTCTGGGTCGCTTGAGAGTCAAGAAACGAAGGCCCATGAAGGGAAGAAACCCGATGACCGCAGCCAATGTTCATGTGCCCGCACGTTGGGTCGTCCACTTCAAGCCAGCAGGGAGCTTGATCAACCGCATCAACGGTTGA
- the sppA gene encoding signal peptide peptidase SppA produces the protein MFARRHPVLFSLLVICTIGAVAVISVTAIFFLGKRNSAFQFGENVGVIEIKGIIADPKPILTHLKELRDKKDIKAIVLRINSPGGGVGPSQEIYEEVKKTKHLKKIVASMGAIAASGGYYVAVATDHIMANPGTITGSIGVIMEFANFEELFKKIGVAAFVLKSGQYKDVGSPLRQMTSKEKELLQGFIDNVHQQFVVAVAEGRKMPKEEVQAIADGRILSGEQARELGLLDSLGNLEDAISLAGKLGGIKGEPSVFYAKEKKFSLLEYLLGSSTLTRVLDQITAAALHSGYLCLPGRT, from the coding sequence ATGTTTGCAAGAAGACATCCTGTCTTGTTTTCCTTGCTAGTAATATGTACCATCGGGGCCGTCGCTGTTATCAGCGTGACGGCCATTTTTTTCCTTGGTAAGAGGAATTCAGCCTTTCAGTTTGGCGAAAACGTTGGCGTGATTGAAATAAAGGGAATTATTGCCGATCCCAAGCCTATACTCACGCATCTCAAGGAATTGCGTGACAAGAAAGACATAAAGGCAATCGTTTTAAGAATCAATTCTCCCGGAGGCGGTGTTGGTCCTTCCCAAGAGATCTATGAAGAAGTGAAAAAGACCAAACACTTGAAGAAAATTGTCGCGTCTATGGGGGCTATTGCGGCCTCGGGGGGATATTATGTGGCGGTGGCAACGGACCATATCATGGCCAATCCTGGCACGATTACAGGGAGTATTGGCGTGATTATGGAATTTGCCAACTTCGAAGAGCTGTTCAAGAAAATAGGAGTGGCTGCCTTTGTCCTCAAGAGCGGGCAATACAAGGACGTGGGTTCTCCTTTGCGGCAGATGACTTCCAAAGAAAAAGAACTATTGCAGGGGTTCATTGACAACGTGCACCAGCAGTTTGTGGTGGCAGTAGCTGAAGGTCGAAAAATGCCTAAAGAAGAAGTCCAGGCCATTGCCGATGGTCGCATCTTGTCAGGAGAACAGGCTCGAGAACTGGGTTTGCTGGACAGTCTCGGTAATCTGGAAGATGCTATTAGCCTGGCAGGCAAATTGGGTGGCATCAAGGGCGAACCCTCGGTTTTTTATGCAAAGGAAAAGAAATTTTCCCTCCTAGAATACCTTTTGGGGTCCTCGACTTTGACCAGGGTGTTGGACCAGATAACCGCGGCGGCGCTTCATTCCGGATATCTCTGTCTACCGGGCAGAACATAG